In the genome of Candidatus Sysuiplasma jiujiangense, the window TTGAACCCTCTTATTGACTTTATGATCACTCCGGACGATGCAGGTGCTCTCAAACCTGACCCACGGATTTTCATCCGAGCAACAGACCTCGCTGAAGTTCCGCCCGAAAATTCGGTAATGGTGGGTGATTCATGGGCAAACGACATCCTTGGTGCAAGCAGTCTCGGTATAAAGCCAGTTTGGCTCAACAGAAAAGGTGAACAGATACCACTGACTGATGTCGCGATATCGATAACCACTCTATGGGAACTGCCTGGAATCATAGGTCTGCAGCCGGTTATAAGTCCGCCATAATGATATCGGACAACATATCGATTACTCTATCCGGGTGTATACCGTCCTTTACTGAGACAGGGACAGGCTGTTTCTTACATTTCAGTCTTGCAGACCGATTCCCAAGCAGCACCTCATGCGGGAAGGAGATTGCCGACCGATGCACATGTTTTGAAGACCGCTTTCGATATGTGCGGCCCTCCGACAACTGTATTCAATCAAAAAGTAAGGCAGTGCATCAATTTGCCGGTCTCAGATTTGAAACCCCTGTTTGCCGTAGGAGCCAGCAACCGTTACATTTTCAGGCCAGGAGGATATTGCGTTTCCAGTATGGATGATATACCGGATGGACAAAACAATGCCGTAGCCAGGCATAGAAAGAAGAATGAGAGATTATTGGCTGCAAAAAGGTTCGAGGCTCTCCGGTGGGGGCAGTAAAAGGTTGGATGGACCGAGTGCATTACTGAACTGCAGGAATGTCACAGCAGTCACATCTGTTGCGACATTGCGATTCCGAAGTTTCTGTCTTTGAATTATCGACGGCTTTCATTGGATGGGCATTGCCGCATAGATGCCGCCGGGAAAGTATTGTGACTGAGAAGCGCTTTCGTGCTTTCATGTGCATAAGGGAAAGGAGGGACATGAAGGATGGATTCCGTGCTGCTGTCGCAGATGACTTCTGAAAACGTACAGGCTTCAGGGAGGAGTCGGTGTTTGGGACATGACGTGGCCCGGACGATTGGTGGATACGATACAGCATGCATGAACCTTTTCATGCGATTGCGGATTACCGTGCGAGTAACTCAAAGGATAAAATAGAACATTCGTCGCGATGAATACCAAATCAAGGGGAAAACATGTACATTGATATTTCCTGAAATGTAATGGCATTAGTTTAAATAAAATATTAATATATTTAAAATAAATATGACTCTATTGCTGTGAAAACCCGAATGACAAATCTTTCTCTCCCGGTGTATTGCTTATAATTCCTCCACAATTGCTATAATGTACATATATCCCCCGAACCGCCACATATCCAGCTTTCTGACTCCTAATCTTCTGCCAACTCTTGTTTTCCATCTCAGCACAGTCTGGGATCATTGCCGGTTCGCAACAATATACATGACTGCAAGACGCCTCTCAAGTCCCTGTATTTTCCGTCTTTTTCCAAAAGAGGGCATAATTTAAAGTCAAAGAGACGAACAGGTTCTTAAGCTGAAATTCACAGCATCGAACACGCTTCTATGGATAGATTCAATACATCCTCTCTGACGATATTTCTCTGCCTGGAGGCTCTAACGTCCCATATATCGCCACTAACATCATCGCCTGCATAGAGGACTTCTGCGAGAGGAACTCCTCTGAATTCGGCTACAGCGAACAGGGCCGAAGCTTCCATTTCTACGGTCATGCACCCCTCAGATTGCCTTAGTCTTATCTTCTCCTTGGTCTCGCGATAAAAAGCATCGGTAGTCCAGGTCTTAGTGAGAAGATACTTGACCCTGTGATGCGTCAGAGTCTCTGTCAAGGCTACAATCGCAGGGGAACTTGCCCTGATTTCCCTTCCGGGCGGCAAATAATGATAGGATGTACCCTCATCCCTTACCGCTGAAGTCGGTATTAGCAAGTGCCCTACCGGAATTTTCCTGTCCAGGACTCCCGCACCGCCGCAGGCTATAAATTTTCTAGCTCCGTGAGATATAATCTCCTCGAGAAGTGCGGCTGCAAGAGGTGCCCCTATCCCAGGGTGGAACATGGCAATTTTCTTCCCGTTAAACTCAGACTGATATATGGGAAAGGAGCCTATTCCACACCTGACATCTCCTATTGTTTTTGTCAGTCCTTTCCTGTAAAACTTCTGAAGCACGTCGTTAAAAAAACATAGCACGCAATTTTCTGGTACTTTAAACGGATCGCTCGATGTTTCAGGAACTGTAATAGACGCTCGGTCAGGATCGAATTCCAGTATTGGATACTCTTTTCTTTCAATTCTTGGGTTGTCATCTTTCAATGCGAATCCCTAAATTTTTGAATTATATATATTGGTGCTGCCGTAGGTTGTTTCGGCGAATACATAGGTAACCGTTGTCAACAAAATGATCACGGATTATGTCAAGGGGACTCTGTGGTTTACTTTGGCGGATATGCCCCGGGATTAAGATGTCAGCTGTTCATTCAAATATTTCTATAATACGTAGATTGGACTTATAGGAAGAACTTCTAGTAAACTCTCAATATGCCCGAGCAGGATCGTAATGTCTGAACGATGATTCTGTGGAATAAGCCGTGAAAACTGCATTTACACCGATTCTCAGCCAGTCCGTCGATCCGATCACATTCCGGTCATGAGTTGCACACATGAAACAGAGGTCAGACGGCCTCGGTGCAGCCTAACGGGGAGAAAATGTTCGGGACACTTAAACGCTCGGCGCGTCCGTAGACATGCCACTGTCGCATATGTGTGCGGGATTACTGCCGTAATTGAAATGGGCTCATCCGGATTTGAACCGGAGACCTCCGCCGTTTCGACCAGCCGGAAGCCGGATGTCAAGGCGACGTCATAACCACTAGACCATGAGCCCGAGCATTCGCATAATCTGGTGCCATCGGGTGACGGCGAATCAGGTTTAGACCGAACACATATAAGTACAGTTCCATTGAATGTGCACTCATATCACATCGATGTCCGCGGAGGAGATTGTATATTTCTACGCCTTCTCCTCTATCAGTTCAATCCATATGCCGTTGGGATCCTTTATGAATGATAGCCTTGTCTCGCCAAGTCTGTAGGGTTCTTTTGCAATCTCAACACCGGCCAGCCTCATCTTACTGATTTCACTGTCCATATCACCAACACTGAATGCAATGTGATCCAGCTGATCTCCCTCTGTATACGGCCTTCCGTCATTCCACATTGTGAGTTCGATGTTATGCGTCGTTCCTTCAGTCCCGAGAAATGCAATTTCCGCATTGTTCTGCGGTATTTCATGTCTTCTGATAAGCTTCATTCCCATAATTTCTGTGTAAAATTTTATACTCCTGTCCATGTCCTTTACCGTGACGGAAGTGTGCAATAGTTTCATTCAACCATATCAGAGAAATAAATTGGTCTATAAATCAAATTGCATTCTCGGTTGAAATTAACAGCTTTTCGTATCGCATACAAGACCGTTATGTTCCAAAAATCCCCTGAGCTTCTCTGTAGATGAATAGAGATGTGATAAAATTCCTATATTATTTGCAGCTTCAACGTTCTCAATTGCATCGTCCACAAACAGACATCTGGCTGATGATGTGCCTGCTGTTTGCAGGGCCACATCGAAAAGTCTTCTATCCGGCTTAAGCATCTTATGCTGGTATGAAAGAACGGTAACATCAAAAAGGCCGTCTATCCCCTTCAAGCTTCTGATGAGTTTCCATGTATATTCCGGCATGTTGCTTACCGCTACAATTCTGACATTATTCTGCTTCTTAACCTTCCTGTACAGCGAAATCACGTCTGTTTTTTCTTTCAGGCCCCTGTCATGAATGGCTGAAAACCTGCCCGGATCCATATTCACTCCGAGGGATCGCAGCGTAATTTCTGCAAATACACTGAAACTGATTTTGCCTGCGTCAAATTCCCTTGCGTTTAATTTCATCACCTGATAGGCATGGCCTGCATCTATTCCGTAATTGTTTCCGATGTATTCTGCAACAAAGATGTACGGGTTGCTGATGCATACGCCTCCTATGTCGGTCAGGAGGGTGCTGTACTTCGACCCTGTCCGAATTTCTCCGCTCATTGTCTTACCGACCCGTAAAATATGTGCATAAATCAGCTGCCTGACCTGGAGGTCATCAAGTAAATGTTATGGACCTCGAATCTATAAATTTCAACAGTCCTTCAACAAATGAGAAGAGGTCTCCCACTATTGCAAGATCGGCGTAATGGAATATTGGCGCATCCCTGTTGCTGTTTACCGCTATAACCTTGCCTGCGTATCTTATCCCCACCACATGATTATCCTGCCCGGAAATGCCCAGGGCGATGTATACATCGGGGGATATTGAGAGACCCGTAAGTCCGACCTGCTGCTGCCGCGGTACCCATCCCGCATCAACGATCGGCCTGGAACCGGCTATAGCCGCATCGAGTTTCTGAGCAAGTGGGAACACCCTTGCAACGTTTTCTCTGTTCTTCAGACCACGGCCAAGTCCTATGACTATCCGTGAGCTCTGAAGGGGCCTGTACGTGCTCTCGACCGCTGTGAAACCCCTTCTCTTCACCCTTGGCTTTCCCGCAATACTGATTCTTTCAACACGCATTGGTGCGCTTCCGGTTTTCCTGCGAAGCATTCCGGGCCTTACCGTAGCCATCTCCGGCTTTGTTTTCGATGTAATTGCCGCAACGAGTCCACCGCCAAAAGCCGGTTTGTACTGAATGAGGCTGCCGTCTTTATAGGCAAGATCAATGCAGTCCGCTGTCAGGCCCAGGCCCAGTTTTGCGGCGACAGATGACGAAATTTCACGCCCGTCCACCGTTGAAGGAAGTACAACAAACATCGGTTTTTCAGCCGATATGCATGCGGCTAGTGTTTCAGCTATCAGCTCATTGTCTGTGCAATCCGTGTAACGGTAAGAATGGCACAGCATGCCCTGCAGTCTTTCGGGTTCGACATTTCCTGTCATCCTCACAAATGAATTGGTCCCGGCTGATATTTCCGCCAGTTTTGAAGAAATTTCGAAGGCAGTCTGGGCGTCATTCAGCGCGACACCCCAGATTTCACCGTTCAGTGAAGTGCTTTCCCGGAGTGTAATTGTCTCCACGTTTCCGGCTGGTCTGCTCTTAAGCATTTCCACCACCCGATTGAATGCCGCATCACCCAATTCAACAAATTCAGGCTTCCTCAGGTTCTCAACTTTATCCGTCCGGATTACAACTGTCGGCGAATCGGCTCCCCTTATGCCGCTGTTCAGCTGTGTTTCGCCGACAGTTGAAACCTTGCTGTCAAATTCCGGCGAAGCGGGGGCAGGCATCCTTGCCCTGTTTATCTTTTCACTTACCGAAATCACAGCCGGAAGAGGTACCTCGAAGGACGTCAGTCCATCCTCTCTTTCCTGTTCCGCAATGATGTAACTGTTTTCAGCCTCGAATTCTATTTTGGAAACAGAGGATTTGAATGAATATCCTGTCATCTCCGCTATTTCAGGAGGGACCTGGGAAGTCTCGCCGTCAAGCGAATATTTGCCGGCAAGGACAATATCAGGACTGATAGATCTGACAAATGTGGAAAGAACCTTTGATGTAATATAGGTGTCAGCGCCGGCAAACTCCCTGTCAGTGATCAGGTAGCCCCTGTCTATTCCCATTCTAACTGATTCCACGGCAACATCCTTTGCTGACGGCGGTCCCATAGTCACAACCGA includes:
- a CDS encoding FAD-binding protein; the encoded protein is MHVLVLVKQIPDVNRIQFDPATMRIRREGVPLLMNAFDRKAVEEALRIKERIGGKTSVVTMGPPSAKDVAVESVRMGIDRGYLITDREFAGADTYITSKVLSTFVRSISPDIVLAGKYSLDGETSQVPPEIAEMTGYSFKSSVSKIEFEAENSYIIAEQEREDGLTSFEVPLPAVISVSEKINRARMPAPASPEFDSKVSTVGETQLNSGIRGADSPTVVIRTDKVENLRKPEFVELGDAAFNRVVEMLKSRPAGNVETITLRESTSLNGEIWGVALNDAQTAFEISSKLAEISAGTNSFVRMTGNVEPERLQGMLCHSYRYTDCTDNELIAETLAACISAEKPMFVVLPSTVDGREISSSVAAKLGLGLTADCIDLAYKDGSLIQYKPAFGGGLVAAITSKTKPEMATVRPGMLRRKTGSAPMRVERISIAGKPRVKRRGFTAVESTYRPLQSSRIVIGLGRGLKNRENVARVFPLAQKLDAAIAGSRPIVDAGWVPRQQQVGLTGLSISPDVYIALGISGQDNHVVGIRYAGKVIAVNSNRDAPIFHYADLAIVGDLFSFVEGLLKFIDSRSITFT
- a CDS encoding VOC family protein yields the protein MKLLHTSVTVKDMDRSIKFYTEIMGMKLIRRHEIPQNNAEIAFLGTEGTTHNIELTMWNDGRPYTEGDQLDHIAFSVGDMDSEISKMRLAGVEIAKEPYRLGETRLSFIKDPNGIWIELIEEKA
- a CDS encoding nucleoside phosphorylase codes for the protein MKDDNPRIERKEYPILEFDPDRASITVPETSSDPFKVPENCVLCFFNDVLQKFYRKGLTKTIGDVRCGIGSFPIYQSEFNGKKIAMFHPGIGAPLAAALLEEIISHGARKFIACGGAGVLDRKIPVGHLLIPTSAVRDEGTSYHYLPPGREIRASSPAIVALTETLTHHRVKYLLTKTWTTDAFYRETKEKIRLRQSEGCMTVEMEASALFAVAEFRGVPLAEVLYAGDDVSGDIWDVRASRQRNIVREDVLNLSIEACSML
- a CDS encoding HAD-IA family hydrolase; amino-acid sequence: MSGEIRTGSKYSTLLTDIGGVCISNPYIFVAEYIGNNYGIDAGHAYQVMKLNAREFDAGKISFSVFAEITLRSLGVNMDPGRFSAIHDRGLKEKTDVISLYRKVKKQNNVRIVAVSNMPEYTWKLIRSLKGIDGLFDVTVLSYQHKMLKPDRRLFDVALQTAGTSSARCLFVDDAIENVEAANNIGILSHLYSSTEKLRGFLEHNGLVCDTKSC